From Columba livia isolate bColLiv1 breed racing homer chromosome 27, bColLiv1.pat.W.v2, whole genome shotgun sequence:
tcaggacaacaattccttcctcatgtccggcctgaatctccctcctttagtttaaaaccatcaccccttgtcctgtcacaacaggctctgctcaaaagtctgtccccatctttctcatcagccccttttaagcacagaaaggccacactaaggtctccccggagcttctcttctccagctgaacaccccagctctctcagcctgtcctcccagcagagctgttccagcctcgggtcatttcTGTgtctcctctggcccctctctggcaggtccatgtgtgtctgGTGCTGAGGACCCtcagctggaccagcactgcagggggtctcaccagagcagagggacatCCCAATCTCCAGCCCCGtgtccctctctcctccccaaaGTGGGTCTCCCAACTGCAGCAAACCATCTCATAGCCAGAGCTTGACCTTTCCTGCACCAATTAGCTGGGAGAGGAGCCGTGCAGCTAATGAGCACATTAGGAGGTTTATCTCACCCAGCAGGCACGGACACTGACTATAAAATTCATGGCAAAGACAGCAGCTCAGTATTGATCGCGGGAAGGCCGGGTGCTCTGTCGCATAAAAATCACATCGAGAAATCGTTTGTCCCATCTGAGTCCGGCTGCTGCTTAAGAGCCCCATGTCCATGAGACCAATGTCTCTGCCCGGTGAGGTGAAGAGCTCTCATCGTGCAACCGGTGACATTTGTGGCACCTGAGGGTGTCAACAGCGAGAGACTGGCAGTCCTTTGTGGGGGTCTCTGGATATACcctgatttcacagaatcacagaatcccagaatgtgaggggttgaagggccctggaaagctcatgcagtgcaatccccccatggagcaggaacacccagatgaggttacacaggaaggtgtccaggcgggttggaatgtctgcagagaaggagactccacaaccccctgggcagcctgggccaggctctgccaccctcaccccaaacaagtttcttctcatattgaagtggaacctcttgtgttccagtttgcacccattgccccttgtcctatcactggttgtcaccagaagagcctggctccatcctcctgacactccccctttccatattgatccccaggaatgagtctcccctcagtgtcctcttgtccagctccagagccccagctccctcagcctttcctcacatgggagatgctccactcccttcagcatctttgttgccatGAGTTGCAGTGGAAATGCTGGAGAACAGGGGAGATAACGCTGTCAGAGAGACCTTGAGAGATACACTGGATCCAGTGAGACCAAAGGGaaagtctttctttttcttgatacAGATTTTGCAGGAATGAGGCACTGGGAAATGCCCTTGGTATCTGCCCAGTcgagctgcttttctttcagataaACCGGCCTCTGCATCATCTGGAGCATCTGACCGTTCAGAAGGGTCAGTGTGGAGGCAGAAAAGGATCTTGGAGGAACAGGAGGGAGTCCcggctggggacagggctgggggaggcagcagcacGGGGGTGGCAGCACCTGCATCTCCAGCTGCAGTGGAGAGTGTGAAGGATTTAGAAACCCGTCCCCTGCCCAACACCTCATACTTGCGAGATTTGAATTGGTTACTTTTCCGCTTCCACCTACTCATAGCCAAGTGTGGTTAGTGCTGCTAAAACCACTGTACGTGGGATTAAGTGTGGATAATTAGCCCTGAGCTTTTCTGCTGTCTGTACCTGTAGGAGGCTGGGACAAAACTCTGCGTCAGACAAAAACAGCGTTCAGAAAACGTATCAGGCCTGGGCAGAATAATCGGTGGTTGGTAATGACTCTTTATCTTGCCACATGGGTGATGTCTCCCATTGTAACGTCCTCACTGCCTGGTGCGGGATCTGCGGGGAAAGGGCACCCTGTGAGTCCCAGAGGCACCCTGTGAATCCATGAGGCACCCTGTGAGTCCCAGAGGCACCCTGTGAATCCATGAGGCACCCTGTGAGTCCCAGAGGCACCCTGTGAATCCATGAGGCACCCTGTGAGTCCCAAAGGCACCCTGTGAGTCCCTGAGGCACCCTGTGAGTCCCAGAGGCACCCTATGAGTCCCAGAGGCACGATGCTCCGCTGGGAGATATTGTCCTTCTCACTTCACAGCCTGGAGAGACACCGTGAGCCGGAACCTGGCAGCCAGCAGAAATATGGCAGAAGGGCAGAGTTTCAACCCAGAGCACCTTCACTGCCTCGCAGGGAATTGATGTTTCCTTCCCAGCTCCGGAGCAATCCCCACTGCAACCAGTTTAAACAAACCTTTAATTTGTGATTCCATCCAGGCTGATAATCCCCACACTGGCACATCCAGAGGAAATGAGTGTTGTACCCAGCAGGCTGTAATAACATATCACAGTATTTCTTCCCTTGGGAAATTCTGCCAAGGGCACCAGGGATGGCTCGTGAACAAGACGAATGAAGCCCTGTGATCCATCTGTGAAACAGAGCAgatttcttctgattttataGACAAGGTAAGGGGCACCAAAATGTCCCCAGGACCTCAGGAAGGTCACCAAGCAGGAAATAGAACTCAGGAGTCCTCACTCCAAATTTCCAGCCATAAATACAGCAGGCTCAGAGTCTCAGTGAGCTGCCATCGGGGATTTGTCCCCATGCTTTCCATGGGACAAGATGAGGCACTTAGGCAGAGCCACTACTGTGTGGTAGCTTAAGCatcaaaagagaaagcagagaggtTTACAGGGGCATGGTTTAATTCTCATTTGCCTGTCAGCTTGGAGCACGCACATGTTCAGATATCGCCACTCAAGTAACTGATAACCGCTCGTTTATTAATCTCTGGTAACACAATCTGCCCTCCCAGCCCTGAGTGCTGAACAGAGACGATGCCCTCAGGAGCTGGAGAGCAATTTAAATTTTCAGAAGCCTTAGTCCCTGACTCGCTCCACAGTGCCAGTTTTCCTTATAATAACTGTTGAGCGGATTTTCTGTCACATAACTTATTCCAGCTCCATTTCtagcagcactggctgctgcaTTCTCCTGTGCTGGAGAAAATGTCTTTAATATCCATGTCACGAGCTGTGCAGGAGGGTGTGTATGTACCTGGAGAAGTCTGGGATTTGCActatggaatcacagaatggtttggggtGAAACCCTGGTCAGGCCCCTGCCCACACGATGCTCAGCACAGCTTTCGGGTGCACAGTCTGCATGAAGTTAGAGCCTCAGCGAgcacccagagcagcagctgagaggatCTGCTGCAAAGCAGCTTCTGGAAGCTGCTCTTGAGGTCCCAGTTAAGCCCATTTTACAAAGGGCAGCGTGTACCTGTGTTCGTGTGCACGTAGAACCGTCAGCTAATTGAATCAGGCTGTGGTTTCAAAGAACCAGgctcatttctttcctcttaattGACTAAAACAAATCCCAGCCCCATCTCACGCAGGGTGTGGGAGCATGGGGGGACACAGCCTGGGCTCCAGCTTCCCCCATCACTGGGGGGTCAGCAGGGCAGATTTTCTGGCATCACCCTCCACCTTCAGCATCAGCACAGAGCAAGGGCAGATATCCCAAATCCAAGTGTTGGCTTGGCAAGCTACAACCCCCAGCAGGAGACAGACACCCCAAACTGGGAGAAAATAAACCCTTAACTGGGAGCCATCAGTCCTCAAGCAAGGCACAGGACCAGTGCTCCTAGCAGGGGGCTGCTTTACTAATTAGAGAGACCAGCAGCTCGTTAGTGcaatgaggagcagctgggccAGTAGCTACAAGTAGCTTGAGGgctgcaggctgagctgagccagGTTTTTGTCCAGTCCAGACTTGTTGGGTTTCATGGAGCAGCAGATGCAGCTATGCACCAGCCCAGAGCAGGTGGAGATTCTCCAAGGGCTCTTTTTGCTGTGGGCATTGTCAGAGCGGGTATGGGGGTGTCTgacctttctctttctgtctagGGGGGGCTGGTGACCTCTGAGGAGCCCAACTCCTTCTCTAGCAGGTTCCTGTGCTGGATCCTTCAGCTGGGTTTTGTCAAGTACCTGGTAGGTGatgttcctgctgctgggggagttTGAGGCCAAGTGGATGGGGTGATAAAATCTTGAGACTGGTAGTTCCATTGTTTTCTCTATCAGATTGTCTTCTCTGCTCTTTCAATCTTTTCCCTCTACCCTGCACTTGTGTGCTTGTCCTCTGCTTTTTTCCCGTCCCAGCTTTTGTTCTCTGCCTGTTTTGCTCTTGCCTTACTCCTCTTCTGCTACAGGTTGTTGTAgtattcatattttcttctatggGTCAGGAGAAATGGGAGGTCTTTGGGGATGAGATATGATCTAACTGGTCCTGTTTTACCTGACTGAATCTGGTCCCAGTCTCAGCACTACACTAGGTTAGAGCAGGGTTTAAGGACTTTAAATAGTTGGAAGTTTTCATGTGACCTAATGCAGCTCTCTTTTGTTTACAGCTGAAGATCCTTCATAAAGCATCAGCCTGGATTGGATTAATGGTCTCCACAGGAACCAGGATCAGCAAATTCTACCCCACTCAGTCTCCCACTAGGCCTGGAAACCTTGTGAAGAGGCACCGAGGGAGGGGAATGAGCCTCCTCCTCTCTGTCCTCCCCATCAGGATCAAGAGCACCCTGGGCTATGGGCCAGCAGTCTGGGACCAGAGCAACATGGCCAAGGGTAAGAGCTGTGGCTTCCTGGAAAACCTGAAAGGTTTGCAGTCAAGAAGCACCCAGCATAACATCAAAACACATGAGGTCTGGAGCTCCTGTGCTGGGTAAAAAGCTGGGGAGCACCCAGCTGTATGTCTTTGTTCTGTATGGGCTGTGATTGTGCCTCCTATGGATCCCTGTAGAGATCCTGGAATCTCCGACCAACCCATCtaacaaagcaaacaagagGAAGCGAGACGATGTACCTCTGGAGGAGCAGGAGTCCCAGCTGGTGatcctgcagagggatctgctGGATGATGACTCTGAAGACCTCACATATGAGGTATGGTATTCTGGCCACTCAGCAGATTTGTTGCCATTTGGAGGTGATTGTGTTCAGCCTTTGTGCTCCCGGTAGACCGGGGGTgtcacagcacagctctgcagggagtTGTGAAGAGCTTTCCTTTGTTGTACACACTTTGAGGGCTGCAAACTGTCCAAAGAGCACTTGAACATCACATCAGTGTCTGAAAGGTGTGGGTGCTCCACTTGTCCCATAACACTGATGCTTCCTTTTGACTGATGTCCCTGTAAGCCAGTATCTCTGTCACCTTGGCTGTTTGGCTGTGGCTCTCAGTGCTGTCAGGTGTGTCCTTCCTCAGATTGCCTCTTTCCTCCCCAGCCTTCAGATGTGGAAACGGATAGTGAGGAGTACAATTCCCAGAATGACACTGACCTGGATCTTGAAGAGCAGGATGGCAACGCTGGCCTGGAGCATGAAGAGCAGGATAGGACCGTTCTGCTGAAGGAGTCACCAGATCTCCAGGTGAGTGGTCTTGCCCCATGCTGGCTGCAGCTTTGGTCCTGGGTAGACTTGCAAACACTGGGCTGGAAGGATGTACTTCAGTCCTTCTTCCCTTGGCTACAGGAACAGTGTCTAGGGTTACTTGGGCTAATCTGAATTTCATGAGAACTCATGGGTCTTGTGCTGCCCTTCCACAGAGTTGCAGTCTGACTGTGCCACTGTCTCTGCAGGTGGAGAACATACAACCCATTGGGGTTAGTGATGCCCCAGAGGTGCTGGCTGCCAGCACGGAGCTGGGACCAGAGGATTCTGCTGGGTCCAGCAGTGAGGAAGATGCTCCAGATGTTGATAGTGGTGATGCCCAGAAGCCAGAAGATGTGAGCAGTGGGGATGGCAGTGAGCAGGAGGCTGAGGTAGTGGTGTGTTGGTCTGGGAGGATGCCCCCAGGCTATAAGCTTTCTTCACATCATGCTCTTGTGTTTTCTAGGATAAGCAGGAACCCTGACCCATGGACCTGGACCTGTGGCTGCAGAGTGCCTGGTTCTCTAGGGCAGCTGTGTCCTCGAGTAATACGTCCGGTTAATtcatgctgttattttttttgagttttctaataaaattaCCCTATTTTTTCACGTGAATTGGGATGCACTTGTCTGTTGGTGCCTGGAGGTGGCAGGTTCTGCCCGTGCACCAGGTGGCATGGACATACTGCTGCTGGGGACCTGGGGTATGGGGCTGCTAGTGgagaggttcttcatggcttttgGGTAGCTGATGACTTTGGGAACTCCGAAATGCATGATGCAAAGAACAGGGGTGAGGGAGGGAGGCCTCAGGCTGGGCAGATCAGGGTTCCCATGTACTGACTCatctccaggtgtccctgggctgGTTACAGAGGAGCAGGGTGGGTGCCTCAGCAGAACTTCTTCCAATGGTTGCACTTGAttatcttgagggtctcttccacctgaaatgattctgtgtctGTGCATGACATCTCCAGAAATACAGAAGGTAGCAAGTCTCTGCCATTCAGGCAAACTGACCAGCTCCACATGGAGCCCATGTTGCTCAGTGAGCACTTGTAGGTCGTCAGTCTGACTTTGGACTTGGCTGTTTCTGCATGAACCTTCTCCTTCCACATGGATCCTACAGAGGTCCCTGGTTCAGTGCAAGAATTGAGCAAAGGGTTATTTTAGGGCCTGGAAAGGCAGGTTGGGATCAGAAGGTTCTGGAGTGACTTTGCCTGGAGCAAGTCACAGTATCTGAAGCTTCAAAGAGCAATAACTCCTCCAAATGTGAGCATAAAAACAGGAATAGCTTGGGGTGTTTGGCTCTCTCGCTCGGAGCCTGCCTGCGGGCTGTGTCTGATGGCACGACTGCCTTcagctgtgtttgtgtgtgtatcaGCTTGGACTGACAATGCTCCAGCTGTTAAAAATAACTGTGGCATCCTGCAGCCTTTAAACCCCTCCCTGACACCCTAAGCTTGGCTTTCCCCATACAGATCTGTACAGAGAGCTGTCACTGGCTCTTTGTACCTCTGTTTCAGTGGGATgtgtcctgcactgggcagaGCTGTTTTTCTGCCAGGTTAGAACAGTTATTTCTGTACCATCAATGTGCATGAGCAGTCCTGAGTCATGAAGCTCAAGTATTTATAAAGCTGCTCAACATACTTCCCTATGGCAGTGTCTCTTTAAATGCAGGTATGGCTCTTACCTGGCACTATCTGCCACTGCAATAGCACTGGTTTCATTACTGCTGAATAATAGCAAGATTTTTCTGAAGCTTGATAAAAGGAGATGATATTGCCACGCATGGATATTATATTGTGTTCTGCATTAATTCAGTTGCTCTCCCATTCTCTGCAGCCAGCACTCTCAAAGCAGAGATTAATAAAACATCCTTTAGTGGCATGTAGCTAGGTAAGGGCTTTTTCTGAAGTCTGTGCAGGCTTTTCCTGCTTGCTCCTTAGCTCTAGTAGCACTGGGTGTGGAGATAAAGAGGAGGCTTTGCTCATTGTCTGGGTGCCAGGCTGCAGAGCAATTATGCCTTACAATATAGTGAGGGAACAACTATAGCATTAAACCTGGCTCTTAGAGCTCACCTGCAAATTAATTCTGTGCACACCTGTCTGCAATGAGGGGCATGCCTGAAGCTTCCCAGAGTCTTAAGCtctaatttagaaagaagagacCTCCTCAGATGAGTGTGGAAGAAGCAAACGGCTTGGTGGAGTGAGAactggctgcagagctgctttatGCAAAGGTCAACACCTTTAATCCAGCCCAGGTAGGTACATGGTGCATGTTTGTACTGTTGGTGAGGGTGAAAAGGAGGGAGACGATGGTCACGCTGCTGCTGGCGTGTGAAGGCTCAGCTCCGAGAGGGGCGGCCGATTGCCTCCAACGTGCCTGAATGAGCTGCCCTAAATACCTGCTTGCACGTGGCCTTTGTCTAGTTACAGCAGAATCAGTCTTGTACATCCCAAAAATACACACTCGTGGCTAAAAGGCTGTTTGGGGAGGGGTTGGTGGTGCTGCAGCCAGCGTGTTCACTGGGATATGATTTTTACAGAACCTGGTGCTTTTTGAGGACTTGGCCTCTCTCGGGAGGGATGAGAGATTCTGTCCTTTTGCCAGAAGGCAGAAGTGCATTAGCTAAGCCCAGCTTTTGTGTGGTCACCCCTTGCCCTTCCCCGGGTGTCAGGAGTGGGGTGGAGGGGTGGCTGTGGTGAGAAGCAGGTGGAGGGTTGTGTTGGTTCCCTCCTTCCCCTACCCTGAGTACAGGGCCATCACCAATGCTGCTAGAAGCAGAGCCATCGCCTAGAAGGTGCACAGTTTCCAGGCCAGATATTTTTGGCTCTTGTGTGCTCTGAATGTCGAAGTTTTCCAAAGGCCTTGAGCCAAtatttgtgctgctgctcttgttGTAGTCTCCTGAACCAGAGCCAAGCTGTTGGTCACAGTCGGGTGGCACGGAGAAActggtgctgtgctggatgccaACGCTGGGCTGGCGTCCAGTTGGGAGATAGAGTTGAGGCCCAGAGACTTTGATTGCATGTCCTGCCGTGATGGAAAAGTCGTGAGACCCAGCAGGCCAGACCCCCACGCTAATGGCCATGTTCGGCTGAGATGGGAAATGAGCTGAACCTCCCCTGTGGTGACTGTGGTATGTGTCTTTCTAGGTAAACCCCCAGTGAAAGCTCCTGAAAACAAAGATGGGAAGGAGAGTGTGCTGCAGGCATTAATATGCACATACATTAGGTGTGTGACTCACACAAGAAAGAGTAATTTTCAGGTCCTATTAGCTTCATCCATGTACTCTCCAAAACTCTCTCTATTTATTCAGATTTGACTTAAGATGCTGCAAGATATTAGCTTAGAAAAATGGGAGGTgacagggaaggaggagagcCAAGGACAACTCCCATCCCAACCCCATGGAGGTCGGGAGGGATGAGGTCCTTGCCAGCAAGCTGATCTTCAAGTTGAGCCAAggaaggtttagactggatGTTGGGAGAAATCTCTTCCTGGAAAGGGActttgggcattggaacaggctgcccagggcagtgctggagtcaccatccctggagggctggacagacagacatgaggttctcaggacatggggcagggacagggctgggttatggGTGGAccccatgatcttgaggggcttttccaaccgaaatgacTCTATGGTTCTATCCCCTGGTGCCTGTGCTCTAGAGGTGGCTCCAGGTCTGGGGTGCACAGGGGCATGAAGGGACCAAGGGTTGCACCAAGTTTCTTGGCCGGTGCCCTGGCTTTGTGCACATGGGAAGAGGCACCTGCAGCTTCAGCCCAGGCCATGCATCTCTCAAATGCAAGCAGCCCAGAGATGGGTGTCCTCCCAACAGCCATGCATCATTCATGCATGAGTGCTCCCTATCTGATAAATCAGAAAGACAAGACACAAAGGGGCTTTTAATTATAGAAACAATTACCAAGGATAATGACAGCAGTGGTGTGATGGATTACTGTTACTCCTAAAGTTTAATAGAGCTTTAGTAGTTTTTGTCAGATGTGGAAAGCTATGAGACAATGTTTCCTTGGGTGTTTGATTAAGCATTTCTGCTCCTGCCTCTCATTTGCAATGAGGTATGTTTGAGGGCTTCCAGCAGATGCAGGGGTTTGGCTGGATGGAGCTTCTGTGAGATTTGTTATGGGAAGGGACAGGGCTGAGCGAGGTGATGTTGCCCAGGGGGAGTCACTGAGGTGGGACAGCTTGGCTCAGTGTCACCAGCCATTGCTCAATGTGGAGCCCCCAGGCTTGTGTGATGTGAGGACAGATGCTCTTCCCCACAAAGCAAGTCCCTTCACAGCTCCCAGGTGAGGGCAGTGCCTCCTATACATGGCATTAGCATTCAGTGCACCTGGGGCTTTCTGAGACAAGGATCAGGTGCTCACTAACCAGATAAGgatttgggttggagggaccttcccagctcccctaGTGCCCccactgccatgagcagggacatcatcctcatccaccacctctctggccaacctgggccaggctcttaCCACcttcagggccaacaatttcttcctatTCCCAGGCTCAGAGAACCCCcccagcctccttttctgcctCACAGCAGCCTGGTGAGccaggcacagggctgcccTGCCTGGGCTCCAAGTTAATCTGCTTAGAAGACGCTGACAGAGCCAAGGACTCGGGAAAATGCACGAGTCGTCAGGAGTCGCTCTTTGCCTGCAGCTCCGATTATCCCCCTGCCAAGGCGGCTGCCGGGGCAGCGCGGCTGGAGCTGACGGCAGCTGCCAGCGAACACCCGCGGCAGCGGGGACACAAATGCAGAGTGACAGGAGGGCGAGAG
This genomic window contains:
- the LOC102094299 gene encoding uncharacterized protein LOC102094299 isoform X2, which gives rise to MEQQMQLCTSPEQGGLVTSEEPNSFSSRFLCWILQLGFVKYLLKILHKASAWIGLMVSTGTRISKFYPTQSPTRPGNLVKRHRGRGMSLLLSVLPIRIKSTLGYGPAVWDQSNMAKEILESPTNPSNKANKRKRDDVPLEEQESQLVILQRDLLDDDSEDLTYEPSDVETDSEEYNSQNDTDLDLEEQDGNAGLEHEEQDRTVLLKESPDLQVENIQPIGVSDAPEVLAASTELGPEDSAGSSSEEDAPDVDSGDAQKPEDDKQEP
- the LOC102094299 gene encoding uncharacterized protein LOC102094299 isoform X1, whose translation is MEQQMQLCTSPEQGGLVTSEEPNSFSSRFLCWILQLGFVKYLLKILHKASAWIGLMVSTGTRISKFYPTQSPTRPGNLVKRHRGRGMSLLLSVLPIRIKSTLGYGPAVWDQSNMAKEILESPTNPSNKANKRKRDDVPLEEQESQLVILQRDLLDDDSEDLTYEPSDVETDSEEYNSQNDTDLDLEEQDGNAGLEHEEQDRTVLLKESPDLQVENIQPIGVSDAPEVLAASTELGPEDSAGSSSEEDAPDVDSGDAQKPEDVSSGDGSEQEAEDKQEP
- the LOC102094299 gene encoding uncharacterized protein LOC102094299 isoform X3; protein product: MEQQMQLCTSPEQVEILQGLFLLWALSERLKILHKASAWIGLMVSTGTRISKFYPTQSPTRPGNLVKRHRGRGMSLLLSVLPIRIKSTLGYGPAVWDQSNMAKEILESPTNPSNKANKRKRDDVPLEEQESQLVILQRDLLDDDSEDLTYEPSDVETDSEEYNSQNDTDLDLEEQDGNAGLEHEEQDRTVLLKESPDLQVENIQPIGVSDAPEVLAASTELGPEDSAGSSSEEDAPDVDSGDAQKPEDVSSGDGSEQEAEDKQEP
- the LOC102094299 gene encoding uncharacterized protein LOC102094299 isoform X4; the protein is MVSTGTRISKFYPTQSPTRPGNLVKRHRGRGMSLLLSVLPIRIKSTLGYGPAVWDQSNMAKEILESPTNPSNKANKRKRDDVPLEEQESQLVILQRDLLDDDSEDLTYEPSDVETDSEEYNSQNDTDLDLEEQDGNAGLEHEEQDRTVLLKESPDLQVENIQPIGVSDAPEVLAASTELGPEDSAGSSSEEDAPDVDSGDAQKPEDVSSGDGSEQEAEDKQEP